Part of the Gorilla gorilla gorilla isolate KB3781 chromosome Y, NHGRI_mGorGor1-v2.1_pri, whole genome shotgun sequence genome is shown below.
gggaaggaagggagagaagaagagaaggatgggagggaaggaaggaagggagagaaggaaagaagggagggaaggaaggaaagggagggaaggaaggaaagggagggaaggaaagggaagggagggagagaaggaagggagagaaggaagggaagggaaaggaagggaagggaaggcagggaaggaagggagagaagaagagaaggatgggagggaaggaaggaaagaaagggaaggaaggaaagggagagaaggaaagaagggagggaaggaaggaaagggagagaaggaaggaaagggagagaaggaaggaaagggagagaaggaaagggagggaaggaaggaaagggagggaaggaaggaaagggagggaaggaaggaaagggagagaaggaaggaaagggagagaaggaaagggagggaaggaaggaaagggagggaaggaaggaaagggagggaaggaaggaaagggagagaaggaaagggagggaaggaaggaaagggagggaaggaaggaaagggagggaaggaaggaaagggagagaaggaaggaaagggagagaaggaaagggagggaaggaaggaaagggagggaaggaaggaaagggagggaaggaaggaaagggagggaaggaaggaaagggagggaaggaaggaaagggagagaaggaaggaaagggagagaaggaaagggaaggaaggaaagggagggaaggaaggaaagggagggaaggaaggaaagggagggaaggaaggaaagggagggaaggaaggaaagggagggaaggaaggaaagggagggaaggaaggaaagggagggaaggaaggaaagggagagaaggaaggaaagggagagaaggaaagggaaggaaggaaagggagggaaggaaggaaagggagggaaggaaggaaagggagagaaggaaggaaagggagagaaggaaagggaaggaaggaaagggagagaaggaaggaaagggagagaaggaaagggagggaaggaaggaaagggagggaaggaaggaaagggagggaaggaaggaaagggagagaaggaaggaaagggagagaaggaaagggagggaaggaaggaaagggagggaaggaaggaaagggagggaaggaaggaaagggagggaaggaaagagaaggaaggaaagggagggaaggaaggaaagggagagaaggaaggaaagggagggaaggaaggaaagggagggaaggaaggaaagggagggaaggaaggaaagggagggaaggaaggaaagggagggaaggaaggaaagggagagaaggaaagggagggaaggaaggaaagggagggaaggaaggaaagggagagaaggaaagggagggaaggaaagggagggaaggaaggaaagggagggaaggaaggaaagggagggaaggaaggaaagggagggaaggaaagggaaggaaggaaagggagggaaggaaggaaagggaaggaaggaaggaaagggagagaaggaaagggagggaaggaaagggagggaaggaaggaaagggaaggaaggaaggaagggagagaaggaaagggagggaaggaaggaaagggagagaaggaaagggaagggagggagagaaggaagggagagaaggaaggaagggagagaaggaaagaagggagggaaggaaggaaagggagggaaggaaggaaagggagagaaggaaggaaagaaagggaaggaaggaaggaaagggagagaagggaagggagggagagaaggaagaaaggaaggaagggaagggaaaggaagggaagggagggaaggaagggagagaagaagagaaggatgggagggaaggaaggaaggaaggattgcTTGgctgaagaagagagggagggttggatggaaggaggagggaaggaagagacaaTGTGAGAGGAggtgaggaagacaggaagagaggGGAGATAAGGAGGCTGCGGGGAGAGGGAAGGCACTGATGCCATCCGGATCCATCCAGGCTGCCTCGTCCATCGCGCCTCTGTTTATACAACTATCCACTAAGTGAAGGAACCGGCAAAAATCTCTGCTCCTGGGGAACGCTTTCACCAGCTGCTGGCTTTATTCACTCAGAAATTTTGATGCCAAAACACCCGAAAGTACATCATAACTTGAGGATTTACAGACAAGAAAGAGGAGCACAGAACTGACCGTGGGTGCCCTGGAAAAAGTTGCTCTAAACAAGGACcacgacaaaaacaaaaataataataataaaaaacctcCCTCCACTCCCAGGATCAAGGGGTTCAGACAAACTGCAGTCCAGATGGACACGCGGCAGACAAATGAATGAGGAGCTAATGCATTTCTCTGGTTTATTGAACAACAGTCCCACTTTAAAGCATTAAATAAGAGGCAACCGTTCAGGAGGGGAACaatggcttaaaaataaaaatgaagacagagcCGGAACAGTTCACATTTTTCACGTGAGTGACGAAAAGCAAAGGATAGTGAGAGACGTAAAGAGAACGCTGGCAATGCTACAGAATGGAGTCCACGGAGGCGTGGGCTGCCCTGCGTGCCCGGCCTCGGGGCAGAACAGAGAGCAACCCCAAAGCCTGCCCCACTGTGTCCCTTCCAGCTGCCCTTCTGCTGAGAACACCCGGAGCTGAGGGTTCCAAGTTCACGGCGGAACCGCTTCccttaaaaagaaagcaaaggttACGTGGATTTCTCCCGTGCTTCCTTTTCGACAGACTTAAACCGGCTCAGGACGTAAGGATAAAATTCTGTGCTGCCTGCAGCCCTGAGAAGTCAGCAGCTGTGAAATGCAGGTAGTTCCTTTGCCCTCTGACACCCGGAGTTCTTGGGGTCTCGGCAGAACATTGCCTGGAGCTGGGTGGGGTCATCCCTCCTAGACACCGTCCTCCCCAGCCCAGCTTGTCTTCACGGAGGCAGAGAACCCGCTGCATGTAGAATCCAAGCAATATGCTAAGCCTCGTGAAGTATTTTTCCTCCAGCTAAAAAGCAGTTCTACATGTTGGAAAACGTCTGTTTCCCTGAATGACTGAAAGCAACTCGCAGGAATCCAGCCACGGAAAACCCCTCCGggggcaatattttaaaattcatttcccCTGTGGTATTGAGtttaaaagagaagaatcaagagTCCTTTCCGGTAATCAAATCAAAAACACCTTACGTGGAGAAGCTGGCCGCACGGGGGAACTGGACTTTTAGGGCTGAGACACCGAAGACATAACCTCCGGACCCGTGAGCCAcccactttgttttgttttgagacggagtgtcactctgtcctccaggctggagtgcagtggcgtagtcttggctcactgcaacctccacctcctgggctcaagcgattcttccgcctcagcctcccgagtagctgggattacaggcgcgtgccaccgcacctggctagttttttgtatttttagtagacacgaggtttcaccatattggttggccaggctggtctcgaactcctgacctcagcgtgagccaccacgcccggccaccgcCCAGTTTTAAGGACCAACTCCGCAACGTGGAATTTCGGCAGGCAGCAGGAAGCAGGCTCTCTGGCAGCAACCTGTCGAAAATACAACAcattccacactttttttttgtttgctttttgttaagTGTCTGCATTTTTGTACTCATCTGTCACATTTTTAAccgaacattaaaaaaaaaggtctctCTTTTTAAGAAGGGCATTTTGGCTAAAAGGTCTCTTCCCCATTTCTCAGAAGCAAGAGGTCCCTGCTTGCACGAGAATGTAAACATGAATTCAGTGATCTGGACCTCGCAGAAGTCAGACATGATGATCGGGAAAGGCTCCTTCGACGCCACCCAGAATGTTCCTGCGTTTCTTCTAAACCCTTCCAGGGAGAACTCAAATCAGACATGGTGTAGGTGTTAAGTGTCTGTGAAGGAAGGAACAGCTCCTCTAGGCTCTGCTGCACGCAGGGAGTTGAGCGTTGGCAATTCCCAAGCAGAAGTCGTCAGGGCCCCGGGAataggggagggaaggaaacCCACTCAAAGCCACCTctcttgtgtcttcttttttctttttgagagagtctcgctcttgtcgcccaggctggagtacagtgcagcgatctcagcttactgcaacctccacctcccaggttcaagcgattctctggcctcagcctccagaagctgggattacaggcacatgccatcaggcctggctaatttttgtgtttttagtagagacggggtttcgccatgttggccaggctggtctcgatctcctgacctcagttgatctgcccgcctcggcctcccaaagtgctgcgattatagacaggagccaccgcacccgaccgtCTCTCACTTCTcgaatctctttcctttttccaccTTCTAGGTGTCAAAGACAGTGGATGGTCTCTGAGGTTCAAAACCAAGCTGACCGGGTAAGTATTTACAGCAAAGCATCCAATGGGCTGCTGCGGGGATGACTTGTAAGACAACACGCTTCCTCGCTACAGGAAGCTGCTGTCCCTGATGCCAAAGAAACCGCCGCTGACGCCATCCCCCAAGGAGAACACCTGCTCCTGGTCCAGGCCCCACTCCCCCTCGTCCTGGTCCTCGGGTTCCGCCTCCGCCCCACTCCGGGCGTTCTCATACAGAAACACCTGCTCGTCCACGTGCGCGGGAGCCAGCCGGTTCCTCTTGGCGCTGACCACGTTGGCGGCGGAACCGAAGAGACGCTCGGGGGCGACGCGCGTGGCCGTCACGCACCAGTACTTCTGCAGCACCTTGGGCAGCAGGGGGAAGAGGGCCAGGCGGTCTGACCACCACTTGAGGGGGTCTTCGTTGAGGCCAAGCACCTTCTGGGACTTGAAGTTGCTCAGCTCCTCCACCACCTGGGCATGCCACTCTTCCTGGTCCTCCACGCCGCCTGTCTGGCAGAAGATCTCGGCCAGCATGTTGTTGATGACGCTGGCGGGCGGCGGTGTGGACGTCCGCATGAGCTTCTTGACGGGAGGCTCCTCGGGCACCGGGAAGATCTTGTCCTCGGCTGGCCGGTAGCCGCCCTCTTTGACCTTGTCCAGCAGGCCCTTGGCCTCTTCCACCACGCGGTTCTCCACCTGCTGCCGCTCGAAGGCGGAGAGGAAGGGCAGCCTCTTGTAGCGGGGGTCCAGGAAGGTGGCCACGTTGAGAAACATGTCGATCTCGGGCGTCTCCTGGTAGGTCTTGGAAAGCTCCTTGGCGATGACCTCCTTGGCCATGCTGAGCTCCTTGGAGTCGGTCTCCTTGATGTTGAGCGTGGTGTTCAGGAGCATGTGCAGCAGCGGCTTCACCATGCTGATGGTGGGGTACCTGGAGGCCGACAGCATCTCGGCCACCTGCTTGAAGGGCTGCAGGAGCTCCACCAGCCCCTCGATGGTGGCCCACTCGCTGGCCTCCAGCATGAGGTGGTGGTTGTTGCTGTCCTCCACCAAGACCCCGGCGATGACGAACTGCTGCTCCTTGAGGCGCTGCAGCATGGCCAGCGTGCTCCCCCACCAGGAGACGCGGTTGCTCACCAGCATGCAGTGGGCCACGTTCTGCTGCTTCTGCTTCTCATAGAGCATGTACATGGCCACGGCAGACTGCTGGAAGTACTCCACCAGTTTGCGGCAGCGCGACAGCAGCGCCCCCAGCTTCGGGAGCTGGAAGGCCTGCTGGATGCCGGCATTGAAGGTGTGGCCCAGGCAGGGCATGTGCACTGCGACGTCCAGCAGGGAGCACGCCTTCACGATGTCCTTGCCATAGTTGGTGGTGGCCCCGAAGACCTTCGCACTGATGCCCCACTCGATGAAGACCTCATAGAGCACCCGCGTGATGGTCTCCGCCGTGTTCTCTTCAGGCACCTCGAAGGTCTTCAGGCAGCGGGAGCCCATGGACAGGCAGTTGGGGGCGCCCAGGCCCAGGAAGTGGGCGGCCAGCGTGACGTAGGCGCGGTTCTGATTCTCACTCCTCCACATGTCGGTGGAGATGCCACACCAGGTGGCCTCGGCCAGCTCCTTCAGGATCACCTCCCGGACGGCCCCGTACTTCTCAGGGATGGCCTTGGTAGAGATGTACTTCCGGCTGGGCAGCTCATACCGGGGGTCGGCCGTCTTCAGCAGCACCTTGAAGGTGGGCTCGTCCACGATGGAGGCCGGGTACAGCCCCTCGCAGATGAGGCCCAGCACGGCGGCCGTCAGCTCCTGCTGCTTCTTGCTGTCGTAGCCGTGGCCGGCCTTGACGGCCAGCGCGTCCTGCCCGGGCTGCTGGGACGACTCGGGCTTCAGCTTGGAGAAGGCGGTGGCGAAGGCTTCACGCATCTGCTCCGTGTTGCTCTTGACGAATTCGCAGAATTCCTCGGGGTGGTTCTTCTCCAGGTGGTAGGACAGGTTGGAGGTGTTTCCGGAGTAGGCGATCTGGGCCATGCAGATGCGGCAGTAGATTTTCTTCCACTGCAGGATGCATCCCTCGGCGTTGGTGTCGAAGCCAAAATACTTCCACACCTTGCTCTTGGCGCGGGGGTGGGCCACCAGCTTCAGGTCTGTCTGGGAGCTCTCCAGGCTTTTATTCTCCATTGCTTCTCCACCGGAGCCTGCCTGCTGGACGGCTGCTCATGCGTGGGGACCTGCTGAGAAGGGCCAAGACAAACACAGCATGAGAAGGGACCCAGGCACGCACGGGAGCCCTGCCGGGGAGACAGACAGGGTGCCGGGGCAGCTCCGCTTTCAACCAAAGGGCACTGGGGCCGGACGGCTGGACCTTCCTTGAGGGTCACTTTTGCAGAGTGGAGGAGGGAACCTAGCGCAGGAATACGCTCTTTCTTCCACGTTAATCCGACTGCAGCGATGCCGCACGTGTCAACATACAGGTTTGCAAGTGAGCACGGCATTTTTGCAGGGCTGTACCTGACAAgtgcctttacttttttttttttttttgagacagagtttcgctctgtcacccaggctgcagtgcaatggcgtgatctcagctcactgcaacctccgcctcccgggttcaagcgatcttcctgcctcagcttcctcagtagctgggatcacaggcacctgccatcacgcctggctaatttttgtatttttagtagagacagggtttcaccatgttggtcaggctggtctcgaactcctgacttcaggtgatccacctgccttggcctcccaaagtgctgggatgacaggcgtgagtcaccgcacccggcctgacaATGCCTGTCATCGCAGGGGCTTGTTGTTCCTGTCCTAAGAGCTTTCCCAAGCACCTGCCACGTGGGAAAGCCGCGTAGATCTTTTCTGGGGATGAAGCCTACATAGAAGAATCCACAAGCGGCCAGGCAGACCCCCCACTGCCAACCATCACAGCAGGACTCTCCGAATGCCACCTGAGCTTCATTCACTGCATTAAAGAAGCCAAACAGGACCTCCATCTGACTAAAGCCGGCTTTCCTATGGCTAAGAGGCACTGCACACTCTTCTCAAACTTTATGGTTTAAAATGAAGCCATGTGGAACGTCACAGGTGCATCCGTGATCTGCAAGCACGTCTGAAGAAGCATGGATTTCTCAATGCCTGGAACTTCTCAAAACGCCCATTGTGTCCAGTCACACCTGTGGGCAGACAGGCCCAACTGGGCAAATATCACACACCTGTGCAAACATCGGGCACTCGGTGTGGAGGCTTAGATGACCCAGAAGCCAGTCCCCAGGGTTCCTGTTGAGGTTGAATGCTCACACATACAGGCCCTTCCAGCTGCCACTCAGGAGGCCACCTCTGTGACTGGGTTGCCCAAAATGACAGCTGGGCTTTGTTAAAAGGTGTAATTGTGTCTGCAAGTGTGCAGTACAGTGCTCAGgagggtacataacaaaatgcaCCACCCAGGCACGTTCAGAGTGTTGGGATACAGTCAGTGCAAGGAGGCATATTTCAATGATGACTATAGTGGGTTGAAAAGCGTCCTCCCCTACCAAAGAAAATCTGTATCCACCTGGTACTTGTGTATGGGATCTTGTTTggaaaaaagggtctttgcagatgtattaATAATGAAGGTAAGGATCTTAAGATGAGATTATTCTCAATTGAGGTGGGTCCTAAATGCAGTGACCAGTGTCCTTAATAGAAGACAGatgaggagacacagacacagaggagaagaccacatggagacagaggcagagactggagtgatgcggccacaaACCCAGAACgtctggagcccccaggagctgggagaggcaggaaggatcctcccctagagcctccagaatgaACTGGATAAAATCATGGTGGATTGAACAGTGGCCCACAGAAAGATCTGTCCACATCCTAAAGCCCAGGATGTGGAATGAGATCTTACTTGGTTATAAGAAATTTTGTACATCTCATGAGTTAAGGATCTGGAGATGAGATCATCCGGGATTTGAGTGAGCCCTAAGTGCAATGAcagatgt
Proteins encoded:
- the ZBED1 gene encoding E3 SUMO-protein ligase ZBED1, whose translation is MENKSLESSQTDLKLVAHPRAKSKVWKYFGFDTNAEGCILQWKKIYCRICMAQIAYSGNTSNLSYHLEKNHPEEFCEFVKSNTEQMREAFATAFSKLKPESSQQPGQDALAVKAGHGYDSKKQQELTAAVLGLICEGLYPASIVDEPTFKVLLKTADPRYELPSRKYISTKAIPEKYGAVREVILKELAEATWCGISTDMWRSENQNRAYVTLAAHFLGLGAPNCLSMGSRCLKTFEVPEENTAETITRVLYEVFIEWGISAKVFGATTNYGKDIVKACSLLDVAVHMPCLGHTFNAGIQQAFQLPKLGALLSRCRKLVEYFQQSAVAMYMLYEKQKQQNVAHCMLVSNRVSWWGSTLAMLQRLKEQQFVIAGVLVEDSNNHHLMLEASEWATIEGLVELLQPFKQVAEMLSASRYPTISMVKPLLHMLLNTTLNIKETDSKELSMAKEVIAKELSKTYQETPEIDMFLNVATFLDPRYKRLPFLSAFERQQVENRVVEEAKGLLDKVKEGGYRPAEDKIFPVPEEPPVKKLMRTSTPPPASVINNMLAEIFCQTGGVEDQEEWHAQVVEELSNFKSQKVLGLNEDPLKWWSDRLALFPLLPKVLQKYWCVTATRVAPERLFGSAANVVSAKRNRLAPAHVDEQVFLYENARSGAEAEPEDQDEGEWGLDQEQVFSLGDGVSGGFFGIRDSSFL